In Oryza brachyantha chromosome 1, ObraRS2, whole genome shotgun sequence, the following are encoded in one genomic region:
- the LOC102714249 gene encoding LYR motif-containing protein At3g19508, with amino-acid sequence MANAGLRAYREVLRLVRRLPADARPYYAKYARENFVNYRHLSADDDLVALLRRAYAHSAWVLSKYSIDADVAAGRLKEVCSADGGV; translated from the exons ATGGCGAACGCCGGGCTGCGCGCGTACCGGGAGGTGCTGCGGCTGGTgcggcggctgccggcggaCGCGCGGCCGTACTACGCCAAGTACGCCCGCGAGAACTTCGTCAACTACCGCCACCTctccgccgacgacgacctcgtcgccctcctccgccgcgcctaCGCCCACTCCGCCTGGGTCCTCTCCAAG TACTCGATCGACGCTGatgtggcggcggggcggctcAAGGAGGTCTGCAGCGCCGACGGCGGAGTGTGA